In the genome of Poecilia reticulata strain Guanapo linkage group LG16, Guppy_female_1.0+MT, whole genome shotgun sequence, one region contains:
- the LOC103478470 gene encoding zinc finger protein 425 — protein MLGLQGNSSTPKVYRCMACSDTFNGLASLLVHQATHATTEPKSSTAPPARPNSVVESQVTNDVPATGKPASLAHLPDSPANSFYICDCGDEFLDFHLMLEHKRSHVRQRQQSVEDNVSLPGGTENNHVFSAQQTSFAPVLEAGLDLSSPSTSKSSGSEVPTSNTLSRDVALEDSVAMVTPPHGQHTPPQDVSVKPIEGMSTTGEPLPESTEDMDLEENTNSVSLSDQLENVQKNNILMKLLASAYQNRLPSSDSENESKHNVIPKQEDIPIDISPVAKAEASQNNDLSIVQMRRLLVKPGIKTKAPPISKVLAASRKRVVSLTKTMSPVVVLETRQKLMDPTLKGLYGRYQCGRCRKVFPNLDRLTEHHFLHKKERIKCCRRCKQLIIGRLPFSDNHVCIQMRNNWPAKNLQNKSPFGSKIVPFHSLSNAKKVYFCPLCKNSYARRWNLKTHRCHGAGSGFQGEVSTSSTLRSKLGAQMARVEDANVRLKTVCVGTDAGAHIKVEGTSQDSGMSAISQFAWMPPAKTFPPFSLKASMIDSLQDPSLASLEEEDENWKMVESNGENVNEGQWTIPLDDEIQVFSSTNKLVNNRHLTQSGSVEHTEIPPHALPYFVREGVRRYPCSRCHKTYSKASTLRRHLLLCGVRPPGFGTVAQSQPHRATPLNTTNTKPMFSCFVCGRAFNRKDNMMTHRKRCQLKRTMSGLDGGTMLQDLQGDAPADGQIQEENSAGNWGIMSLPSVLPRRVTCECGVGFTSPRLLLEHLQKHAQESYTCPTCGETVNSWADYEVHLQIHMHPQHKLAKGHRSQPLLLRLQQPQPTQSVLPPPQKPTRSEPSQHLHLLSVKKGQRIVCTRCGNSFATRCSLRRHISWNRCKGMRAINPPTNPPKTFHCSHCNSDFPNSISLVFHQRNGACKPAIKPVRCPVCLRWFGTMDSLQKHLVTHKQSDSFRCDVCQGTYRSLKSLKNHRRRIHRILIGHPKSTAVDALTAKCHLDLTD, from the coding sequence ATGCTGGGGTTGCAGGGAAATTCTTCAACGCCCAAAGTGTATCGCTGCATGGCATGTTCAGACACCTTCAATGGATTAGCCTCCCTTCTGGTACATCAGGCTACTCATGCGACTACTGAGCCCAAGAGCTCTACCGCCCCTCCAGCACGACCTAACAGTGTGGTGGAAAGCCAGGTTACGAATGATGTCCCAGCTACAGGAAAGCCTGCTTCATTGGCTCATCTGCCTGACAGCCCTGCAAATTCTTTCTACATTTGTGATTGTGGGGACGAATTTCTAGACTTCCATCTCATGCTGGAGCATAAACGTTCACATGTCCGTCAGCGACAGCAGTCTGTGGAGGATAATGTTTCCCTGCCTGGTGGAACGGAGAATAATCATGTCTTTTCAGCCCAACAGACATCATTCGCCCCCGTTCTAGAGGCAGGTTTAGACCTCAGCTCCCCCTCCACTTCCAAGTCCTCAGGCTCTGAGGTACCCACATCAAATACACTTTCAAGAGATGTGGCCTTGGAAGACAgcgttgccatggtaaccccTCCTCATGGCCAGCACACACCCCCTCAAGATGTCAGTGTGAAACCAATTGAGGGCATGTCTACCACAGGAGAGCCTTTGCCAGAGAGCACAGAAGACATGGATTTGGAGGAGAACACCAATTCTGTCTCGCTCTCTGATCAGctggaaaatgtgcaaaaaaacaacatcctcATGAAGCTGCTGGCTTCTGCGTATCAGAACCGCTTGCCGTCTTCCGATTCTGAGAATGAAAGCAAACACAACGTCATCCCAAAGCAAGAAGACATTCCTATCGATATAAGCCCAGTAGCTAAAGCCGAAGCGTCTCAGAACAACGATCTCTCCATTGTCCAGATGAGGCGACTGCTTGTTAAACCTGGAATAAAGACAAAGGCCCCACCCATCAGCAAGGTTCTGGCTGCAAGTAGGAAGAGAGTTGTCTCTCTTACTAAGACTATGTCTCCTGTTGTGGTTCTGGAGACCCGCCAAAAGCTCATGGATCCAACTTTAAAAGGGCTTTATGGAAGATATCAATGCGGCCGCTGTCGTAAGGTCTTTCCAAACTTGGACAGATTGACGGAGCatcattttttgcacaaaaaagaaaggattAAATGTTGCCGCCGTTGCAAACAGCTCATTATTGGACGACTGCCTTTTTCCGACAATCACGTCTGCATTCAGATGAGAAACAACTGGCCAGCAAAGAATCTTCAAAACAAATCGCCCTTTGGCTCCAAAATTGTGCCATTTCATAGTCTGAGCAACGCCAAAAAGGTTTACTTCTGTCCATTGTGCAAAAACAGCTATGCTCGAAGGTGGAACCTTAAAACACACAGGTGTCACGGTGCTGGGTCGGGCTTCCAGGGTGAGGTGAGTACTTCGTCAACGCTGAGATCAAAACTTGGTGCCCAGATGGCAAGAGTCGAGGATGCAAATGTAAGGTTGAAGACAGTCTGTGTGGGAACTGACGCTGGTGCTCACATCAAAGTTGAGGGAACTTCTCAAGATTCAGGGATGTCTGCAATTTCACAGTTTGCTTGGATGCCTCCTGCAAAAACTTTCCCCCCGTTTTCCTTAAAAGCCTCCATGATCGATTCACTTCAGGACCCTTCACTGGCTTCCCTCGAGGAAGAAgatgaaaactggaaaatgGTGGAGAGTAACGGGGAAAATGTCAATGAGGGGCAGTGGACAATTCCCTTAGACGATGAGATTCAGGTATTCAGTTCCACCAACAAACTTGTCAACAACAGACACCTGACTCAGTCTGGATCTGTCGAACACACAGAGATACCCCCCCATGCACTGCCCTACTTTGTCAGAGAAGGAGTAAGGCGTTACCCTTGTAGCAGGTGTCACAAAACCTACAGTAAAGCGTCAACTTTGAGACGCCACCTGCTACTGTGTGGAGTTAGGCCACCTGGGTTTGGGACTGTAGCTCAGAGTCAGCCTCACCGTGCCACACCTCTAAACACCACTAACACGAAACCaatgttttcttgctttgtCTGTGGGAGGGCCTTCAACCGCAAAGACAACATGATGACCCACAGGAAGAGATGTCAGCTGAAGCGAACAATGTCTGGTCTGGATGGAGGGACCATGCTGCAGGACTTGCAAGGCGATGCGCCAGCTGATGGTCAGATCCAGGAGGAGAACAGTGCCGGAAATTGGGGCATCATGTCTCTGCCATCTGTGCTCCCAAGGAGGGTGACATGCGAGTGTGGGGTGGGATTTACATCCCCGAGGCTTCTCCTGGAGCATCTACAGAAGCATGCACAAGAGTCTTACACATGCCCAACCTGCGGAGAGACCGTTAATTCCTGGGCTGATTATGAAGTTCACCTGCAAATCCACATGCATCCTCAGCACAAACTGGCAAAGGGACACCGATCACAGCCTCTTTTACTGAGACTGCAGCAGCCACAGCCCACCCAGTCAGTGCTTCCACCACCGCAAAAACCAACACGCTCAGAGCCATCCCAACATCTACACCTGCTCTCTGTAAAAAAGGGGCAGCGGATTGTGTGCACCCGGTGCGGGAATAGTTTTGCCACCCGCTGTTCCCTTCGTAGGCACATATCCTGGAATCGCTGCAAAGGCATGCGGGCCATAAACCCCCCCACAAATCCACCCAAAACCTTCCACTGCTCTCACTGCAACTCTGACTTCCCCAATAGCATCAGCCTTGTGTTCCACCAGAGGAACGGAGCATGCAAACCTGCCATCAAGCCCGTCCGCTGCCCTGTTTGTCTTCGCTGGTTCGGCACTATGGACAGTCTGCAGAAACACCTGGTCACTCACAAGCAGTCCGACTCGTTCCGCTGCGACGTGTGTCAGGGAACGTACCGGAGCCTCAAGTCACTCAAGAATCACCGTAGGAGGATTCATCGCATTCTGATCGGACACCCAAAGTCAACAGCGGTCGATGCGCTGACTGCCAAATGCCATCTGGATTTAACTGACTGA
- the LOC103478469 gene encoding uncharacterized protein LOC103478469: MPSLIMERKRKILQSMLEDGNTIDLTNSGHFCFSCEQIFANQKCLEEHVCPLASFICSCGTEFTEYKDMLEHSTTHEPGHQVLDHKTIRKRRIEKYREEEEKLKRLQDGEVVWKAPNEGSVPSVSKLQVPNTSGLASCVSTQAVQIPQVPELLSNPVPQVAAVQNIFADVGAPTVDLWTLYQPVVLLQTMTNFRQTQPYTCGKCEQGFMSKVALVSHYSSHVADKVSGCIGCGLLLSSKKLVPRFHICNSNNQSKYRLITARPLSYKPRSGANPKKNQPSRSPQVAFAQQLENQNPSAAGKRSRPLLAAVAKNQNIRTYNNNTNRAPNITAPLQLKSQNATASKPYSGVSITAKTPNTGAFSPGAQRDRISPVAAQKASEDPSSQSNFTCRVCHLPFESAQRLQRHKCVKAQEFMAKHMIGGKRDYRIVKVTPSAPQMNGERKLGFPPVASTKKPQHTAVSVEKGKASTPVNGGAGAESDDDCFIVESGPEKPAEVIYQVTSSVPIKS; the protein is encoded by the coding sequence ATGCCCAGCCTGATCATGGAGCGCAAGAGAAAAATCCTGCAGAGCATGCTCGAGGATGGCAACACCATAGACCTGACAAACTCGGGCCACTTCTGCTTCAGCTGCGAGCAGATCTTTGCCAATCAGAAATGCCTTGAGGAGCACGTGTGTCCCCTGGCGAGTTTCATCTGCTCCTGTGGAACGGAGTTCACCGAGTACAAAGACATGCTGGAGCACAGCACTACACACGAACCTGGGCATCAAGTGCTCGATCATAAAACCATCCGAAAGCGAAGGATCGAGAAGTacagggaagaggaggagaagctgaAAAGGTTGCAAGATGGTGAGGTTGTCTGGAAGGCACCTAATGAGGGCAGTGTACCCTCAGTTTCCAAACTTCAAGTACCCAATACTTCAGGTCTCGCTTCTTGTGTTTCTACACAAGCGGTGCAGATTCCGCAAGTGCCTGAGTTGCTTTCAAACCCTGTCCCCCAAGTTGCAGCCGTGCAGAACATCTTCGCAGATGTTGGTGCACCAACCGTGGACCTTTGGACGCTTTATCAGCCCGTTGTACTTTTGCAAACAATGACAAATTTCAGACAGACACAGCCATACACTTGTGGTAAATGTGAGCAGGGGTTCATGTCAAAGGTGGCCCTTGTCTCCCACTACAGCTCACATGTGGCAGATAAAGTCTCTGGCTGCATAGGATGCGGGTTGCTGCTGTCGAGCAAAAAGCTAGTGCCTCGATTTCACATTTGCAACTCCAACAATCAGAGCAAGTATCGACTCATCACCGCGAGACCGTTGAGTTACAAGCCCCGAAGTGGAGCCAATCCTAAAAAGAATCAGCCTTCCCGTTCGCCTCAGGTTGCTTTCGCTCAGCAGCTGGAAAACCAAAATCCAAGCGCAGCTGGAAAGAGGAGTCGGCCACTTCTGGCCGCGGTTGCAAAGAACCAGAACATCAGAACATACAACAATAACACCAACCGAGCACCGAACATCACTGCTCCTTTGCAGTTGAAGAGTCAGAATGCCACTGCGTCCAAGCCTTACTCTGGTGTTTCCATCACAGCAAAGACTCCAAACACTGGCGCGTTCAGTCCAGGTGCTCAGAGGGATCGCATCAGTCCTGTCGCGGCGCAGAAGGCGTCTGAGGACCCCTCGTCGCAGAGCAACTTCACCTGTCGGGTCTGTCATCTTCCGTTTGAAAGCGCCCAGCGGCTCCAGAGGCACAAGTGCGTCAAGGCCCAGGAGTTCATGGCGAAGCACATGATTGGTGGCAAACGAGATTACAGAATTGTAAAGGTAACACCAAGCGCCCCGCAAATGAACGGTGAGAGAAAGCTGGGATTTCCTCCCGTTGCCAGCACAAAGAAGCCCCAACACACGGCGGTCAGCGTGGAGAAGGGGAAGGCGTCGACCCCCGTCAACGGAGGCGCAGGAGCAGAGTCCGATGATGACTGTTTCATTGTTGAGAGTGGACCTGAAAAGCCAGCTGAGGTGATTTATCAAGTAACCTCATCAGTCCCCATAAAGAGTTGA